The Lentzea guizhouensis genome contains a region encoding:
- a CDS encoding DUF917 domain-containing protein has protein sequence MHLLQPDEVDRLALGVVVLGSGGGGGEHETHAFAAMLRHEMRQSGPVTVLAPEEADPAGYGARVGLIGAPTVLIEKLPSGLEAEEALKSLQAHDNTAATAVIGWEVGGCNGLLPLILAARLGLPYVDVDGMGRAFPRIDQTTYDAAGLPTTPLAITEPSGNRAVLDATGIEKLARTVMVDFGGWAMMVAKPLRLADALAVGVTGSLARALRLGEIWSGKTISTEERAAASGGFVVARGKVVEVWRESVGEFPRGTVALRRLDADDAYVRLEMQGEYLAALADGETLVTTPDLLCCLDAESGAPVSTERLTAGAVVDVVALPAPPQWLRREVLGRVDPRAFGYDLDYVPFRAVP, from the coding sequence ATGCACCTGCTCCAGCCCGACGAGGTTGACCGGCTCGCGCTGGGCGTGGTCGTGCTCGGCAGCGGCGGGGGCGGTGGGGAGCACGAGACGCACGCGTTCGCCGCGATGCTCAGGCACGAGATGCGGCAGAGCGGTCCCGTCACCGTGCTGGCGCCGGAGGAAGCCGACCCCGCCGGGTACGGCGCGCGGGTCGGGTTGATCGGCGCGCCCACGGTGCTGATCGAGAAGCTGCCGTCCGGCCTGGAGGCGGAGGAAGCGCTGAAGTCGTTGCAGGCGCACGACAACACGGCCGCGACCGCCGTCATCGGGTGGGAGGTCGGCGGGTGCAACGGGCTGCTGCCGCTCATCCTGGCAGCTCGGCTGGGGTTGCCGTACGTCGACGTGGACGGGATGGGGAGAGCGTTTCCACGGATCGACCAGACGACCTACGACGCGGCCGGGCTGCCCACGACCCCCTTGGCCATCACCGAACCCAGCGGCAACCGGGCCGTGCTGGACGCGACCGGGATCGAGAAGCTCGCGCGCACGGTCATGGTCGACTTCGGCGGCTGGGCGATGATGGTCGCGAAGCCGTTGAGACTCGCGGACGCGCTGGCAGTGGGCGTGACCGGCTCGCTCGCGCGGGCGCTGCGACTGGGTGAGATCTGGTCGGGTAAAACGATTTCAACCGAGGAACGAGCGGCGGCTTCCGGCGGCTTCGTTGTGGCGCGGGGGAAAGTAGTCGAAGTCTGGCGGGAGTCGGTTGGCGAGTTTCCGCGCGGAACGGTGGCGCTGCGCCGCCTGGACGCCGACGATGCCTATGTGCGCCTGGAGATGCAGGGGGAGTACCTCGCCGCCCTGGCGGACGGCGAGACGCTCGTGACGACGCCGGACCTGCTGTGCTGCCTCGACGCCGAGTCGGGTGCGCCGGTGTCGACCGAGCGGCTCACGGCCGGGGCGGTGGTCGACGTGGTAGCGCTCCCAGCGCCGCCGCAGTGGCTGCGGCGGGAGGTGCTCGGGCGCGTCGACCCGCGGGCGTTCGGCTACGACCTCGACTACGTGCCGTTCCGGGCGGTTCCGTGA
- a CDS encoding hydantoinase/oxoprolinase N-terminal domain-containing protein translates to MHIGIDVGGTNTDAVLVEGRRVLAECKRTTTADVTTGIVAAVGGLRAAHAFDAASVRAVMIGTTHFVNAVVEGRGLAQTAAVRLGLPATKALPPFVDWPERLRQVIGGHSYLCHGGYEYDGRLISPLDEDELRGVAADIAAKGVRSVAISSVFSLVNGDLERRAAEVLTAEVPELVVSFSHEIGRLGLLERENATIINAALRELAAQIADGLTESLTAQGIDAPLYLSQNDGTLMEIEYARCYPVATFSSGPTNSMRGGAFLSGLDDCVVVDVGGTTTDVGMLHNGFPREASSGVLISGVRTNFRMPDVLSTGLGGGSLVRQGGGVPVGPDSVGFRLSDKALVFGGDTLTATDVAVAAGRADIGDASLVRHLDRALVSSVLGHVSDRIAGLVDRMRAGSSPVPVVLVGGGSVLVPEELAGVGELVRPAHHGFANAIGAAIAQVGGEVDRVFTIDPARRGEVLDAARQEAVDKAVAAGARAGSVRVVEVEEIPLAYLPGNASRVRARAVGDLVLEGVAERAPLGTR, encoded by the coding sequence ATGCACATCGGCATCGACGTCGGCGGCACGAACACCGATGCCGTTCTCGTTGAGGGACGGCGTGTGCTGGCCGAGTGCAAGAGGACGACGACGGCCGACGTCACCACCGGGATCGTCGCCGCGGTCGGCGGGTTGCGGGCCGCGCATGCGTTCGACGCGGCTTCCGTGCGGGCGGTCATGATCGGGACGACCCACTTCGTCAACGCGGTCGTCGAGGGCAGAGGACTCGCCCAGACCGCTGCGGTGCGGCTCGGACTGCCTGCCACGAAAGCACTTCCGCCGTTCGTCGACTGGCCGGAACGACTGCGCCAGGTGATCGGCGGGCATTCCTACCTGTGTCACGGCGGGTACGAGTACGACGGCCGGCTGATCTCGCCGCTCGACGAGGACGAGCTGCGCGGCGTCGCGGCCGACATCGCGGCGAAGGGCGTGCGGTCGGTCGCGATCTCGTCGGTGTTCTCGCTGGTCAACGGCGACCTCGAACGCCGGGCCGCGGAGGTCCTCACCGCCGAGGTGCCGGAGCTGGTGGTCAGCTTCTCCCACGAGATCGGCAGGCTCGGCCTGCTGGAGCGGGAGAACGCGACGATCATCAACGCCGCGCTGCGCGAGCTGGCCGCGCAGATCGCCGACGGGCTCACGGAATCGCTGACGGCACAGGGGATCGACGCTCCGCTCTACCTCAGCCAGAACGACGGCACGCTGATGGAAATCGAGTACGCGCGCTGCTACCCGGTTGCCACGTTCTCCTCCGGCCCCACGAACTCGATGCGCGGCGGCGCGTTCCTGTCCGGTTTGGACGATTGCGTGGTCGTTGACGTCGGCGGCACCACGACCGACGTCGGCATGCTGCACAACGGTTTCCCGCGCGAGGCCTCCTCCGGGGTGCTGATCAGCGGTGTGCGCACGAACTTCCGGATGCCGGACGTGCTGTCGACCGGCCTGGGCGGTGGCAGCCTGGTGCGGCAGGGCGGTGGCGTCCCGGTGGGGCCGGACAGCGTTGGATTCCGCCTGTCCGACAAGGCGTTGGTGTTCGGTGGCGACACGCTGACCGCAACCGACGTCGCGGTGGCGGCCGGGCGGGCGGACATCGGTGACGCCTCGCTCGTGCGGCACCTCGACCGTGCGCTGGTCAGCTCGGTGCTCGGCCACGTCAGCGACCGCATCGCCGGGCTGGTCGACCGGATGCGCGCCGGCTCGTCGCCGGTTCCGGTTGTGCTGGTCGGCGGTGGCAGCGTGCTCGTGCCGGAGGAGCTGGCTGGCGTCGGCGAGCTGGTCAGGCCGGCGCACCACGGGTTCGCCAACGCCATCGGCGCCGCGATCGCGCAGGTCGGCGGCGAGGTGGACCGGGTGTTCACGATCGACCCCGCCCGGCGCGGTGAGGTGCTGGACGCGGCCCGTCAGGAGGCCGTGGACAAGGCGGTGGCCGCGGGCGCGAGGGCCGGCAGCGTGCGGGTCGTGGAGGTCGAGGAGATCCCGCTGGCCTACCTGCCCGGCAACGCGAGCCGGGTGCGCGCACGGGCCGTGGGTGATCTTGTGCTGGAGGGCGTCGCGGAACGAGCACCTCTCGGAACCCGCTAG
- a CDS encoding helix-turn-helix domain-containing protein translates to MIDDAESLSVRDLLEIGVLGDACLLAGGRGLDVEVSDVRLAADLTAVEACSAGDLVILTGQQPYLVEVALRRAYSADVRAVVLVSGAHQPPSAATLSFANRLGVPLLQTKAADPLLVADSLRTAVRRPEVVAARLLNAVTARLGRSRPDPRSVVTILSGELHVTCAVISADGTAIEGVSPPGLPAELLMGSVATTAALAEGFAVAVPVEVDGTGHVHLWLVSHAGGSNKRWAETVLQISQVASWALGNWVAAERLETERRARSLGSLLSELLASGDDVPPMLVQQAVLAGWRLDGWHTGVYAMPNPPAPGTRDPGHTERLRVELSRRGLHGQLVEGAEGWSFWLTNDSEPPQSQHRELTAKLAAALGPSRLVAGVGRPHPGAAGVGRTLAEAREAAAMTGAAKVVHIDELGVRRLLSMAAETPALVEQATRLLEPLVGVEDGQLLRTLAVYLDEESVTSSAAVRLKVHRNTVAQRINRAEQLLGVSLTNADERLAVHLACRAARASEEG, encoded by the coding sequence GTGATCGACGACGCCGAGTCGCTGAGCGTGCGCGACCTGCTGGAGATCGGCGTGCTCGGCGACGCCTGCCTGCTCGCCGGCGGCCGCGGGCTCGACGTCGAGGTGAGCGACGTGCGGCTGGCGGCGGACCTGACGGCGGTCGAGGCGTGCTCGGCGGGCGACCTGGTGATCCTGACCGGGCAGCAGCCGTACCTGGTCGAGGTGGCGTTGCGCCGTGCCTACAGCGCGGACGTGCGCGCCGTCGTGCTGGTGTCGGGCGCGCACCAGCCGCCGTCCGCCGCGACGCTGTCGTTCGCGAACCGGCTCGGCGTGCCGTTGTTGCAGACCAAGGCCGCCGACCCGCTGCTGGTCGCCGACTCGCTGCGCACCGCGGTCCGCCGTCCCGAGGTCGTCGCCGCCCGCCTGCTGAACGCCGTCACCGCGCGGCTGGGCCGTTCGCGCCCGGATCCGCGTTCGGTCGTCACGATCCTGTCCGGCGAGCTGCACGTGACGTGCGCGGTGATCAGCGCCGACGGCACCGCGATCGAAGGCGTGTCCCCGCCGGGCCTGCCGGCCGAGCTGCTGATGGGTTCGGTCGCCACGACCGCGGCACTGGCCGAGGGATTCGCGGTGGCCGTGCCGGTGGAGGTCGACGGCACCGGTCACGTGCACCTCTGGCTCGTGTCGCACGCGGGCGGCAGCAACAAGCGCTGGGCGGAGACCGTGCTGCAGATCAGCCAGGTCGCGTCGTGGGCGCTCGGCAACTGGGTCGCCGCCGAACGCCTCGAAACCGAACGCCGCGCCCGTTCCCTCGGCTCGCTGCTCTCCGAGCTGCTCGCCTCCGGCGACGACGTGCCGCCGATGCTGGTGCAGCAGGCGGTGCTCGCGGGCTGGCGGCTCGACGGCTGGCACACCGGCGTCTACGCGATGCCGAACCCGCCGGCCCCCGGCACGCGCGATCCCGGCCACACCGAACGCCTGCGCGTCGAACTGTCCCGGCGCGGCCTGCACGGCCAGCTCGTGGAGGGCGCGGAGGGCTGGTCGTTCTGGCTCACGAACGACTCCGAGCCGCCGCAGTCCCAGCACCGCGAGCTGACCGCGAAGCTCGCCGCGGCTCTCGGCCCGAGCCGGTTGGTGGCGGGGGTCGGGCGCCCGCATCCGGGAGCGGCCGGGGTGGGGCGGACGCTGGCGGAGGCGCGGGAGGCGGCGGCGATGACCGGTGCCGCGAAGGTCGTGCACATCGACGAGCTCGGGGTGCGGCGGTTGCTGTCGATGGCCGCGGAGACGCCGGCGCTGGTGGAGCAGGCGACGCGGTTGCTGGAGCCGTTGGTGGGGGTGGAGGACGGGCAGCTGCTGCGGACGCTCGCGGTGTACCTGGACGAGGAGTCGGTGACGTCGTCGGCTGCTGTGCGGTTGAAGGTGCACCGGAACACGGTGGCGCAGCGGATCAACCGGGCGGAGCAGCTGCTCGGGGTGAGTTTGACGAACGCGGATGAGCGGTTGGCGGTGCACCTGGCTTGCCGGGCGGCTCGGGCGTCAGAGGAGGGATAG
- a CDS encoding NACHT domain-containing protein, with product MTRRDWARVALTVASVVFALYFSPLGDWLAENPLPGQGWMKDHLLLATTSALVVLGTLGVLSFERQNRAEDAADDRSFDPSTDHYLDDLRQRVRAKWIDQFLAQSLERIVPAKLGFQDRRDAITSPLQVVGTATVSADISAIFADPRTERSLLVLGAPGAGKTTQLLRLAEHLLDDPNGLVPVVVPLYGSEWKEQEDKLTLRWLRKGVQLVRAESKAEKKGVVPAPPNETEEARIKRTVDEAVRWLAWEIGRLYQLPAQNVARWLRSERSPLVLLFDGLDEIGDFEARDRCVEVLSVLRSQLRPGMVVCSRTEEYFWSEQRLAFGSAVEIMPLSPDDVDAYLHEAGDELKSLREACRRNPTLAGLLDKPLTLTVAVLTYRGKTVDDLLSSQLGDMWTVYLDEVLPRQRGLTSILRFDRDRSLRYLRSLAGLMESTGHDSFAAEALNLSWLRRGTGVGLLLAYLTAATVCGAGLTAAAWLTGGRDVAAICAVVLLWFFGIGTLTELAPDRRTGVSRLESAQFVSASWSLDWRAARAAARRSGALGLAICVLLAGNSAWLDVINDMTPMSLLPALCAAFTAGVLALPSRPRDGVAAVRARTVSASGRTLVVRLSAGIGALSLALALPWLTTGMTGSMRATVLYATAAATTGIWLAGFGASMYGWWSHRTALRLVVRKDMLPEDLNMFLAHTDDRIITLRKLDGHAFIHRTLQRKLVEELSLL from the coding sequence ATGACGAGACGCGACTGGGCCCGCGTGGCACTCACCGTCGCGTCGGTGGTCTTCGCGTTGTACTTCTCGCCGCTGGGCGACTGGCTGGCCGAGAACCCGCTTCCCGGCCAAGGCTGGATGAAGGACCACCTGCTCCTGGCCACGACATCGGCCCTGGTCGTGCTGGGAACGCTCGGCGTGTTGTCCTTCGAACGGCAGAACCGGGCCGAGGACGCGGCCGACGACCGGTCGTTCGACCCGAGCACTGACCACTACCTCGACGACCTGCGTCAGCGGGTGAGGGCGAAGTGGATCGACCAGTTCCTGGCCCAGTCGCTGGAACGGATCGTGCCCGCGAAACTCGGCTTCCAGGATCGCAGGGACGCGATCACCAGTCCGTTGCAGGTCGTCGGCACCGCGACCGTGTCGGCGGACATCTCCGCGATCTTCGCTGATCCCCGGACCGAGCGCAGCCTGCTCGTGCTCGGTGCCCCCGGCGCGGGCAAGACCACCCAGTTGCTGCGTCTCGCCGAGCACCTCCTCGACGATCCGAACGGGCTGGTTCCCGTCGTCGTGCCGCTGTACGGCAGCGAGTGGAAGGAGCAGGAGGACAAGCTCACGCTGCGGTGGCTGCGCAAAGGGGTCCAGCTGGTCAGGGCCGAGAGCAAGGCGGAGAAGAAGGGCGTGGTGCCGGCACCTCCGAACGAGACCGAGGAGGCCAGGATCAAGAGGACCGTCGACGAGGCGGTGCGGTGGCTCGCCTGGGAGATCGGCCGGCTCTACCAGCTGCCGGCGCAGAACGTGGCGCGGTGGCTGCGATCGGAACGCAGTCCGCTGGTGCTGCTGTTCGACGGCCTGGACGAGATCGGGGACTTCGAGGCCCGCGACCGGTGTGTCGAGGTCCTGTCGGTCCTGCGTTCCCAGCTCAGGCCGGGCATGGTCGTGTGCAGCCGGACCGAGGAGTACTTCTGGTCGGAACAACGGCTCGCGTTCGGCTCGGCGGTCGAGATCATGCCGTTGAGCCCGGACGATGTCGACGCCTACCTGCATGAGGCGGGCGACGAGCTGAAGTCGCTGCGTGAGGCATGCCGGCGCAACCCGACACTGGCAGGGCTGCTGGACAAACCGCTGACACTGACCGTGGCCGTGCTGACCTACCGCGGCAAGACCGTCGACGACCTGCTCTCCAGCCAGCTGGGCGACATGTGGACGGTCTACCTCGACGAGGTCCTCCCACGGCAGCGAGGTCTGACGAGCATCCTCAGGTTCGACCGCGACAGGTCGCTTCGCTACCTGCGGTCACTCGCCGGGCTGATGGAGTCGACCGGCCACGACAGCTTCGCGGCGGAAGCGTTGAACCTGTCCTGGCTGCGACGCGGCACCGGCGTGGGACTGCTCCTCGCCTACCTCACAGCGGCCACGGTCTGCGGTGCGGGGTTGACCGCCGCGGCGTGGCTCACCGGAGGTCGGGACGTGGCCGCGATCTGCGCGGTCGTGCTCCTGTGGTTCTTCGGCATCGGGACGCTCACCGAGCTGGCGCCTGACCGCAGGACCGGCGTTTCCCGCCTCGAGAGCGCCCAGTTCGTGTCCGCGAGCTGGTCCCTGGACTGGCGGGCGGCCCGGGCCGCGGCACGGCGCTCGGGCGCCTTGGGCCTTGCGATCTGCGTTCTGCTCGCCGGCAACTCGGCGTGGTTGGACGTCATCAACGACATGACACCGATGAGCCTGCTACCCGCACTGTGCGCTGCTTTCACCGCCGGTGTGCTGGCGCTGCCGAGCAGGCCGCGCGACGGGGTCGCCGCTGTTCGCGCTCGAACGGTCTCCGCCTCCGGCCGAACCCTGGTGGTCCGGCTGAGTGCGGGGATCGGTGCGTTGTCCCTGGCCCTGGCGCTGCCATGGCTCACCACCGGCATGACCGGATCGATGCGAGCGACCGTCCTCTACGCGACGGCAGCCGCGACGACCGGCATCTGGCTGGCCGGCTTCGGCGCGTCCATGTACGGCTGGTGGAGCCACCGCACGGCGCTCCGGCTGGTGGTGCGGAAGGACATGCTGCCGGAGGACCTGAACATGTTCCTGGCCCACACGGACGACCGCATCATCACGCTGAGGAAACTCGACGGCCACGCCTTCATCCACCGCACGCTGCAACGCAAGCTGGTGGAGGAGCTATCCCTCCTCTGA
- a CDS encoding purine-cytosine permease family protein — MAALPKQDDQALSRVPDQARHPWLSVATQRFGQTSALSQLLLGATLGFGMGFWDAFLALTIGALVLNVVAVAVGIIGQREGLSTAILSRWTGFGHAGSAVLGLVIALSATGWFGVQTGLAGVTLATVSGVLPAPVWSLAFGLAITIIAACGVRWMAWTAYLTVPAFLLLVLWVVVANVGDFPAALAGAAPGPRIGMLTAVTLVIGSFVVGAAIAPDMTRFNRSSWDVVKQTVVGITAGEWVVGCAGVLLAHGLGTTDVMGAISRSGGWIGALVVVTAVLKINDWNLYSASLGLVNFFDAVFDLRISRAQVTVVVGIAGSLLAAAGILTQFTHFLVLLGVVFPPVTGIMIAEYYVVRRWRNEIISTRPRVPRSAPTWVPATVLIWPASAVVGELVPFGQSSVNSLVLAFALYVSAGRLDLLRVRCRKATNRKVVGEASAA, encoded by the coding sequence GTGGCCGCTCTTCCCAAGCAGGACGACCAGGCCCTCAGTCGTGTCCCTGACCAGGCGCGACACCCGTGGTTGTCGGTCGCGACCCAGCGCTTCGGGCAGACGTCCGCGCTGAGCCAGTTGCTGCTGGGCGCGACCCTCGGGTTCGGCATGGGGTTCTGGGACGCGTTCCTGGCGCTCACGATCGGGGCGCTGGTGCTCAACGTCGTCGCGGTCGCGGTCGGGATCATCGGGCAGCGGGAAGGGCTCTCGACGGCGATCCTCAGCCGGTGGACCGGGTTCGGGCACGCGGGGTCGGCGGTGCTCGGGCTGGTCATCGCGTTGTCGGCGACCGGCTGGTTCGGGGTGCAGACGGGGCTGGCGGGGGTCACGCTCGCGACCGTCTCGGGGGTGTTGCCGGCGCCGGTGTGGTCGTTGGCGTTCGGGCTGGCGATCACGATCATCGCGGCCTGTGGCGTTCGGTGGATGGCGTGGACCGCTTATCTGACCGTGCCTGCGTTCTTGCTGCTCGTGCTGTGGGTCGTGGTCGCGAACGTCGGTGACTTCCCGGCCGCGCTGGCGGGGGCCGCGCCGGGGCCGCGGATCGGGATGCTCACGGCGGTGACGCTGGTGATCGGCAGCTTCGTCGTCGGTGCCGCGATCGCGCCGGACATGACGCGGTTCAACCGGTCGTCGTGGGACGTGGTGAAGCAGACCGTCGTCGGCATCACGGCCGGTGAGTGGGTGGTGGGCTGTGCCGGTGTGCTGCTCGCGCACGGGCTCGGCACCACGGACGTCATGGGCGCGATCAGCCGGTCGGGCGGCTGGATCGGCGCGCTGGTGGTGGTCACGGCCGTGCTGAAGATCAACGACTGGAACCTCTACTCGGCGTCGCTGGGCCTGGTGAACTTCTTCGACGCGGTGTTCGACCTGCGGATCAGCCGCGCGCAGGTGACCGTGGTGGTCGGGATCGCGGGCAGCCTCCTGGCCGCGGCGGGCATCCTCACCCAGTTCACGCACTTCCTGGTGCTGCTCGGCGTGGTGTTCCCGCCGGTCACCGGGATCATGATCGCCGAGTACTACGTGGTGCGGCGCTGGCGCAACGAGATCATCTCCACCAGACCGCGCGTGCCGAGGTCGGCACCCACGTGGGTGCCCGCCACCGTGCTCATCTGGCCGGCTTCCGCGGTCGTGGGTGAGCTCGTTCCGTTCGGGCAGTCCAGTGTGAACTCACTCGTGCTCGCCTTCGCGCTCTACGTCTCAGCGGGCAGGTTGGACCTCCTGCGCGTGCGGTGCCGCAAGGCCACCAACCGTAAGGTGGTCGGGGAAGCGTCTGCCGCCTGA